Proteins encoded within one genomic window of Camelina sativa cultivar DH55 chromosome 19, Cs, whole genome shotgun sequence:
- the LOC104764452 gene encoding ras-related protein RABA5b isoform X1 — protein MGKEDDRGEEYLFKIVLIGDSAVGKSNLLSRFSRDEFDTNSKATIGVEFQTQLVEIEGKEVKAQIWDTAGQERFRAVTSAYYRGAFGALIVYDITRSDTFQSVKRWLQELNTHCDTAVAQMLVGNKCDLEDIRAVSVEEGKALAEEEGLFFMETSALDATNVDKAFEIVIREIFNNVSRKLLNSDAYKAELSVNRVSLVNNQDGSESSWRNPSCCSR, from the exons atgggtaaGGAAGACGACCGAGGAGAAGAGTACTTGTTCAAGATTGTCCTAATCGGGGATTCAGCTGTCGGAAAATCGAACCTGCTGTCTCGGTTCTCTCGGGATGAGTTCGACACGAACTCCAAGGCGACAATCGGAGTGGAGTTTCAGACGCAGCTGGTGGAAATCGAAGGGAAAGAAGTGAAAGCTCAGATCTGGGACACTGCTGGTCAAGAGAGGTTTAGGGCTGTCACTTCTGCTTACTACAGAGGTGCTTTTGGTGCTCTCATCGTTTATGACATCACCCGAAGCGACACTTTCCAAAGCGTTAAACGTTGGCTTCAAGAACTCAACA CTCATTGTGACACGGCGGTGGCACAAATGCTAGTTGGGAACAAATGTGATTTGGAAGATATCAGAGCGGTTAGTGTGGAAGAAGGGAAAGCTCTGGCAGAGGAAGAAGGGTTGTTCTTCATGGAGACATCAGCTTTAGACGCCACAAACGTAGACAAAGCCTTTGAGATTGTCATCAGAGAGATATTTAACAATGTCAGCCGTAAACTTCTCAACTCCGATGCTTACAAGGCTGAACTTTCAGTTAACAGGGTCAGCCTTGTCAACAACCAAGATGGCTCCGAGAGCTCTTGGCGGAATCCGTCTTGTTGCTCCCGATGA
- the LOC104764452 gene encoding ras-related protein RABA5b isoform X2: MGKEDDRGEEYLFKIVLIGDSAVGKSNLLSRFSRDEFDTNSKATIGVEFQTQLVEIEGKEVKAQIWDTAGQERFRAVTSAYYRGAFGALIVYDITRSDTFQSVKRWLQELNTHCDTAVAQMLVGNKCDLEDIRAVSVEEGKALAEEEGLFFMETSALDATNVDKAFEIVIREIFNNVSRKLLNSDAYKAELSVNRVSLVNNQDGSESSWRNPSCCSR; the protein is encoded by the exons atgggtaaGGAAGACGACCGAGGAGAAGAGTACTTGTTCAAGATTGTCCTAATCGGGGATTCAGCTGTCGGAAAATCGAACCTGCTGTCTCGGTTCTCTCGGGATGAGTTCGACACGAACTCCAAGGCGACAATCGGAGTGGAGTTTCAGACGCAGCTGGTGGAAATCGAAGGGAAAGAAGTGAAAGCTCAGATCTGGGACACTGCTGGTCAAGAGAGGTTTAGGGCTGTCACTTCTGCTTACTACAGAGGTGCTTTTGGTGCTCTCATCGTTTATGACATCACCCGAAGCGACACTTTCCAAAGCGTTAAACGTTGGCTTCAAGAACTCAACA CTCATTGTGACACGGCGGTGGCACAAATGCTAGTTGGGAACAAATGTGATTTGGAAGATATCAGAGCGGTTAGTGTGGAAGAAGGGAAAGCTCTGGCAGAGGAAGAAGGGTTGTTCTTCATGGAGACATCAGCTTTAGACGCCACAAACGTAGACAAAGCCTTTGAGATTGTCATCAGAGAGATATTTAACAATGTCAGCCGTAAACTTCTCAACTCCGATGCTTACAAGGCTGAACTTTCAGTTAACAGGGTCAGCCTTGTCAACAACCAAGATGGCT